Sequence from the Segatella copri genome:
TCCAGGGTCTGGGCAGATGTCAGATGAAACATCTCGTTCAAAAAGAGCCTTACACAGTAATTGACGTAAAAAGTCTTCCGGAGAAATGGCCTGACGAGAACAACGATGAACTCTTCAGAATGCTCTACGAGAACTTCCATTACGAAGCGACAGACTATATCAAATCAAACGCCAACTATAATGATGATGCCATCCAGGCCATCAACGAACTCTCGAGCATTCACATGCAGTGCAACTTCATGTGCTCCCTCCTCCCTTTCTCAATCGAGGATAAAATCAAGATGCTGAAAGAGGAAAATCTCAGCGAGCGCATCATGATTGCCATCAGATCCCTGAACAAGGTGCGCCATCTGCTACGCATCCAGACTGAGATTGAGAACAAAACCCACTACGACCTCGATGAACAGCAGAAGGAATACTTCCTCAAGCAGCAGATCAAGAACATCAGGGAAGAACTGGGAGAAGGAAACGCCAGTCCGGAGAAGAAGGAGATTCTGGAGAAGGCGAAACAGAAGAACTGGAGCGAGGAAACTGCCAAAATCTTCAAGAAAGAAATTGCCAAGCTCGACACCCTGAACCCGCAGAGTCCTGACTATTCGATACAGATAGGATTCCTGCAGACCATGGTAGATTTGCCTTGGAACTCCTACACCCAGGACGACCTCAGTCTGACCCGTGCCAAGCGCATTCTGAACCACGACCACTACGGCATGGAGAATGTGAAGGAGCGCATCCTGGAATTCCTCGCCGTAAGAGCACTGAACGGCGGCGGCAAGAGTCCTATCCTCTGCCTCTATGGTCCTCCGGGCGTAGGAAAGACCAGTCTGGGCAAGAGCATCGCAGCAGCCATGAAGCGCAAGTATGTACGCATGTCGCTGGGCGGTCTGCACGATGAAGCCGAAATCCGCGGTCACCGCCGCACCTATGTGGGAGCCATGCCGGGCCGCATCATCAAGAACATGCTGAAGGCAGGCAGCAGCAATCCGGTATTCATCCTCGACGAGATTGACAAGGTGGCGCAGAGCAATTTCAACGGCGATCCTGCCTCAGCCCTGCTCGAAGTGCTGGACCCGGAACAGAACAATGCCTTCCACGACAATTATCTCGATATGGATTACGACCTCTCCAAGGTGCTCTTCATCGCCACAGCCAATGACCTGAGCGTCATTCCGCGTCCGCTCCTCGACCGTATGGAGTTGATAGAAGTAGGCGGCTACATCACCGAAGAGAAGACAGAGATTGCCAAGCGCCATCTCGTACCGGAAGAGCTGGAAAGCACCGGACTCGACAAGGTTTCGCCGAAGGTAAGCTTCAACAAGAATGCCCTCGAGTTCATCATCGAGCACTACACCCGGGAAAGCGGCGTAAGACAGCTGAAGAAGCAGATTGACAAGAGTCTGCGCAAGATGGCTTACAAACTTGCCTGCAACCAGGAGCTGAAGAACTACACTATCACCCCTGCCGAAGTAAAAGACCTGCTGGGCAATCCGCCGTTCAACCGCGACATCTACCAGGGCAACGACTATGCAGGAGTGGTAACCGGACTAGCCTGGACCTCAGTGGGCGGCGAAATCCTCTACATCGAAACCTCGCTCAGCAAGGGCAAGGCAGGCAAGCTCACCCTGACCGGAAATCTGGGCGACGTGATGAAGGAATCAGCCATTATCGCGCTGGAATACGTCAAGTCGCACATCGACCTGCTGCAGGTAGACTACCGCATCTTCGAGCAGTGGAACATCCACATCCACGTGCCTGAGGGAGCCACTCCGAAAGACGGTCCTTCTGCCGGAATCACCATCGCCACCAGCATCGCCTCAGCCATCACCCAGCGCAAGGTGCGTGCCAACACAGCCATGACCGGCGAGATTACCCTCCGCGGAAAAGTGCTCCCGGTAGGCGGAATCAAGGAGAAGATTCTGGCAGCCAAGCGGGCAGGAATCAAGCACATCGTGATGTGCAGGGAGAACCAGAAGAACGTAGAGGAAATACCAGAGAAATATCTCAAGGGCGTAGACTTCCACTATGTAGAGAATGTGGCTGACGTCTGGCAGTTCGCGCTGACCGATGAGAAGGTGAAAAACCCAGCAGACTTCAGCATTGAGAAAAATGATAAAAAAGAAAAGAAATGAAATTTGAATTACAAGTAACAGATAAAGCAAGCGATGCGCGTACAGGCATCATCACCACCGACCACGGACAGATCAAGACCCCAATCTTCATGCCCGTAGGAACCGTAGGAAGCGTGAAGGGCGTCCACTTCGAGGAACTCAAGAAGCAGGTCATGGCACAGATTATCCTCGGAAACACCTATCACCTCTACCTGCGCCCAGGTCTTGACGTCATCAGGGCAGCAGGCGGACTGCACAAGTTCAACGGCTGGGACCGTCCTATCCTCACCGATAGCGGCGGCTTCCAGGTCTTCTCGCTCACCGGCATCCGCAAGCTCAAGGAAGAAGGCTGCGAGTTCCGCTCCCACATCGACGGCAGCAAGCACTTCTTCACACCGGAGAACGTGATGGACACCGAGCGCATCATCGGAGCCGACATCATGATGGCCTTCGATGAATGTCCACCGGGACAGAGCGATTACCAGTACGCCAAGAATAGCCTCATGCTCACCCAGCGCTGGCTAGACCGCTGCATCAAGCGGTTCAACGAAACCGAGCCCCTCTACGGCTATCAGCAGAGCCTCTTCCCTATCGTTCAGGGCTGCACCTTCCCGGACCTGCGCCGCGAAGCAGCCAAATACATTGCCGACAAGGGAGCCGACGGAAATGCCATCGGCGGACTTGCCGTAGGAGAGCCTACCGAGGTGATGTATGAGATGATAGAAGTAGTGAACGAAATCCTGCCGAAAGACAAGCCGAGATATCTGATGGGCGTAGGAACCCCGCAGAACATCCTCGAAGCCATCGAGCGCGGCGTAGACATGTTCGACTGCGTAATGCCGACCCGCAACGGCCGCAACGCCATGCTCTTCACCTATCAGGGCACGATGAATATGCGCAACAAGAAGTGGGAGAAAGATTTCAGTCCGGTAGATCCAGACGGCTGCGACATCGACCTCGTAACCACGAAGGCCTACCTCCACCACCTCTTCAAGGCCCAGGAGCTGCTGGCGATGCAGATAGCCAGCATCCACAACCTCTCTTTCTATCTGCGCCTCGTGACCGATGCCCGCCATCATATCGAGCAGGGCGATTTCGTGGCATGGAAGAATTCCATCATCGACCAGCTTGGCCGAAGAATTTAAGTAAGCAAGCATCATGAAAGATTTTAAGAAAATAAGAAAACACCGCCGGCTCTACCGCACCGGCCGATGGGCTTCCCGCAAGTTCGGGTGGCTCATCAGGGCTGTGCGCTGGCTGGCTCACAAGCTCCGGTTCCTGCGCATATTCCGGTTTCTTAACCCGTTCAGGTACATCAAGAAGCTCGACTGGTACATTATCAAGAAGTTTCTGGGCTACTATTTCTTCTCCATCGCCCTGATCATCTCCATCGCCATCGTCTTCGACTTCAACGAGAACCTGTCAAAATTCACAGAGCACCATGCACCGGCGCGCGCAATCATCTTCGATTACTACGCCAACTTCGTGCCCTATTTTGCCAACCTCTTCAGTGCGCTGTTCGTGTTCGTGGCGGTCATTCTCTTCACCACCAAGCTGGCAAGCAATTCCGAAATCATCGCCATCCTGGCGTCGGGAGTATCCTTCAAGCGTCTCCTTCGCCCATACATGATTACCTGCGTGCTGCTCTCAGCCCTCTCCTTCGGGCTCTCAGCCTACGTCATTCCCCACGGAACCGTCATCAGGCAGAACTTCGAGACGATGTACAAGAACAAGAAGAAGAATACCAGTGCCGAGAATGTACAGCTGCAGGTAGACAAGGGAGTGATTGCCTATATGCAGCATTACGACAACAGCATGAAACGCGGCTACGGATTCTGCCTCGACAAGTTCCAGGACAAGAAACTCGTAAGCCACCTTACAGCGATGGACATCCAGTACGACACCATTTCCGACAGCAAGTATCACTGGAAGCTGAGCAACTGGAAAATCCGCAAGCTCCAGGGCATGAAGGAGCATATTACGAGCGGAGCCCAGAAGGACACCATCATCGCGATGGAACCTACCGACCTGGTCTATTCCAAGGGTCAGCAGGAAACCTTCACCAGTCCTGAGCTCCGCGATTACATCTCCAAGCAGATCAACCGCGGTTCGGGCAACGTAGTGCAGTACAAGGTAGAATACCACAAGCGCATCGCCGCTTCCTTCGCCTCGTTCATCCTCACCATCATCGGCGTCTCCCTCTCAGCCCGCAAGCGCAAGGGC
This genomic interval carries:
- the lon gene encoding endopeptidase La; this translates as MDNRRTSTRIQMIADYEGDPKTLIEDQEEGLYPTLCMRDIVVFPTNMTPIVVGRKESLNLVRMLEKKPDTTFCVFCQKNKDTELPYEEDLYPVGVFAKLIKVIKMPGTDQMSIIIQGLGRCQMKHLVQKEPYTVIDVKSLPEKWPDENNDELFRMLYENFHYEATDYIKSNANYNDDAIQAINELSSIHMQCNFMCSLLPFSIEDKIKMLKEENLSERIMIAIRSLNKVRHLLRIQTEIENKTHYDLDEQQKEYFLKQQIKNIREELGEGNASPEKKEILEKAKQKNWSEETAKIFKKEIAKLDTLNPQSPDYSIQIGFLQTMVDLPWNSYTQDDLSLTRAKRILNHDHYGMENVKERILEFLAVRALNGGGKSPILCLYGPPGVGKTSLGKSIAAAMKRKYVRMSLGGLHDEAEIRGHRRTYVGAMPGRIIKNMLKAGSSNPVFILDEIDKVAQSNFNGDPASALLEVLDPEQNNAFHDNYLDMDYDLSKVLFIATANDLSVIPRPLLDRMELIEVGGYITEEKTEIAKRHLVPEELESTGLDKVSPKVSFNKNALEFIIEHYTRESGVRQLKKQIDKSLRKMAYKLACNQELKNYTITPAEVKDLLGNPPFNRDIYQGNDYAGVVTGLAWTSVGGEILYIETSLSKGKAGKLTLTGNLGDVMKESAIIALEYVKSHIDLLQVDYRIFEQWNIHIHVPEGATPKDGPSAGITIATSIASAITQRKVRANTAMTGEITLRGKVLPVGGIKEKILAAKRAGIKHIVMCRENQKNVEEIPEKYLKGVDFHYVENVADVWQFALTDEKVKNPADFSIEKNDKKEKK
- the tgt gene encoding tRNA guanosine(34) transglycosylase Tgt, translating into MKFELQVTDKASDARTGIITTDHGQIKTPIFMPVGTVGSVKGVHFEELKKQVMAQIILGNTYHLYLRPGLDVIRAAGGLHKFNGWDRPILTDSGGFQVFSLTGIRKLKEEGCEFRSHIDGSKHFFTPENVMDTERIIGADIMMAFDECPPGQSDYQYAKNSLMLTQRWLDRCIKRFNETEPLYGYQQSLFPIVQGCTFPDLRREAAKYIADKGADGNAIGGLAVGEPTEVMYEMIEVVNEILPKDKPRYLMGVGTPQNILEAIERGVDMFDCVMPTRNGRNAMLFTYQGTMNMRNKKWEKDFSPVDPDGCDIDLVTTKAYLHHLFKAQELLAMQIASIHNLSFYLRLVTDARHHIEQGDFVAWKNSIIDQLGRRI
- a CDS encoding LptF/LptG family permease — protein: MKDFKKIRKHRRLYRTGRWASRKFGWLIRAVRWLAHKLRFLRIFRFLNPFRYIKKLDWYIIKKFLGYYFFSIALIISIAIVFDFNENLSKFTEHHAPARAIIFDYYANFVPYFANLFSALFVFVAVILFTTKLASNSEIIAILASGVSFKRLLRPYMITCVLLSALSFGLSAYVIPHGTVIRQNFETMYKNKKKNTSAENVQLQVDKGVIAYMQHYDNSMKRGYGFCLDKFQDKKLVSHLTAMDIQYDTISDSKYHWKLSNWKIRKLQGMKEHITSGAQKDTIIAMEPTDLVYSKGQQETFTSPELRDYISKQINRGSGNVVQYKVEYHKRIAASFASFILTIIGVSLSARKRKGGMGAALGVGLALSFGYIMLQTVSATFAIQANFPPVLAAWLPNFLFAIVAYFCYRKAPR